The sequence AAGACGATAATGGCGGTCAGCAGCCGCGGCGGGCAGGGGAGCGCCGCCGAGGCGGCGGGCGCGGAAACCGAATCACTGGACATAAACCTTATTCCCCAAGCGTTAAGTGACGATGAAATATCCCGCCCGGCCCGATTGCGGGCAGGGGGAGGCCGCGCCATAAATGGCGAATACGTTTTGGCGTTATTTTCCGGCCGTCGGCAGCGGCGGCCGTTATCGGGCGTTAACCGTGGGCGAGAAAGCCGCCGGCGACCAGTTCGGTGCGGTTCACCACGTCGGTTTTGGCGAAAATATTGCGCATATGGGTTTTCACCGTGGACAGCGAAATACCCAGCTTCAGGGCGATGCGCTTATTGCTGGCGCCTTCGCGCACCAGGTTGACGATCTCTTGCTCTTTGGCGGTCAGCATCTGCGCCTCGCCGTCGGGCAGCAGATCGCGCGTCGCCAGCTCGATCAGCGGCAGCACCGCGCGCAGGCGGCCGCGCTCCACTTCGGTAAACGGCGTATCGCGGATCAGCGATACCCCGGCGACGATGCGCTTGCGCTGGCGGATGAAGATCTCCGTCATGTCGCGCATGTCGTTCGGCAGCATAAAGTCGTGGTAATAGCGGCGGTTGCCGGCGATCGCCGCCGGGCTCATGCCGACCATGGTGATGTCCTGGCGATGGAAATTGGCCGGTTGCAGCGGGTCTATCTGTTGGAAGTGGTTCAGATACTGCTGATGCGTTTTATCGGGCATGCCGTACAGGATGTAATGATCCGGCCGCAGGTCGCGATCGACCAGATAAAACACCCCGGCGGACACCGGGATCAGGTGCGTAATGGTCGCCAAACAACTGTTGATAAAGGCATCGGATGCTGTGCTGTGCATGATTCGTGTTCCTCCCTTTATCGTTCAATCTGGAGAAGGTTGGCGGTCAATATATGAACGATACAAGCATAGTTGTAGCAATTTGGCAACACAATAAAAACATATTAACAACGTGAGGCCGATTGCAATAAAACACATAAATAACAAGATGACACTGCGTTAATCAGGGCTTTTCGGTTCGGATTTATCGCGATTTTCATTAATAGGTTAATGAAATAATTCACCGCTTTTCCCGCTGAATTTACAGCGCTTTTCAATGTTTGCCCGGACGAAGCCCTCGCCGCCCTGCGCGTGCTACAGCCGATGCCGTCGCCGTCGTCCCTCGTTCTTAAGAACGATAGCCAGGCTTTTCCGCCGCTTCCTACACTGCGAATTGAAGATAGCGCCAGGCGGCGCCAAACGTATAAGACGAAAAAATGATGACCTTTCT comes from Serratia sarumanii and encodes:
- a CDS encoding helix-turn-helix transcriptional regulator produces the protein MHSTASDAFINSCLATITHLIPVSAGVFYLVDRDLRPDHYILYGMPDKTHQQYLNHFQQIDPLQPANFHRQDITMVGMSPAAIAGNRRYYHDFMLPNDMRDMTEIFIRQRKRIVAGVSLIRDTPFTEVERGRLRAVLPLIELATRDLLPDGEAQMLTAKEQEIVNLVREGASNKRIALKLGISLSTVKTHMRNIFAKTDVVNRTELVAGGFLAHG